In Nitrospira sp., the sequence ATTAGGGTCCGATTTTCTGCCGAATGGGTCGATTTTATCGATGGCGGCAATGGTGGCCAAGGTCTCCATACCATCGATCAAAGTCAGAGTGACAACCGTGGTCAGTAACGTAAACCATAGTTCTGGGCGCTGCCATATCTCCGAGAAATGGGGGAAATGGAATCCTTGGATAAGAGGATCTTTAGGGACATGAATCAAATAGGCTTCGGGGAGGTGTAGCATCCACCCGGCTACCCCGCCCAAGGCAACGGCCAAGAGTGGTGCAGGAAGATTCCTCGCCCAGCTTTGGTTCTTGACCATGTTGCTGTCGAGCGCGAAGAGGAGGGCCAACGTAATGCCTCCGACGGCGAAGATCTCAAGGTTCATCCCCATGATCTGTGCGGGGATGAGGCTGATGGCTTCAGGAATGGATTTTGGTGAAGTCGTCAGGTGACCGAAGAGTGAGGGAATCTGTTTGATGATAATCAGCATTCCGATGGCGGCCAACATGCCATGGAGCACCGACATCGGGAAGTACATGACGAACCGGCCGACCTTATAGATACTCAGCAATATCTGGACTGCTCCTGTAAAGCAGATGGCCACGAGTACCAGAGGGTACCCTGCCTCGAGATCGCCTTGACCGAGAGTGAGAATACTGGCCAGTAGGGCGGGTGCGAGGCCTGCCGCTGGTCCGCTGATGGTGATATAGGATCCGCCGAGAAGAGGAAAGACGAGTCCTGCAATGATGCCTGAGATCACTCCTGTAATCGGAGGTGCCCCTGAGGCGAGCGCGATCCCCAGAGAAAGTGGAAGTGCCACCAGCGCAACTTGCAACCCTGCTACTAGGTCATAGCGCCAATGTTTTAACCCAGGTATCCCGTTTTGTGGTGTTTCGCTCTGAGGCCCAGCCAGGTGTTCAAAAGGCGACATCGCACCCCCATCTGTTCAGGGACACTTGCATTCGTCACTCACGAGATCGAATGTGCTAGCCGATTGCCAACACGGCAGCACGATGCTCACTGATTCACAAAGCACATCCGGTGCCTACGTTATGAAAGGACTTGGTTCACTCTGGAGGGACGCACAGTGCAAATACATGCAAGAATTACAATTAGTTGGACCATGTCGCGAGCAGAAGTGCCTAGCGCATTGCCATCGTTTTAATATTTAAGTGAGCGTATTGACTGTGATCATGTGGTGCGCATTCGCTCTTTTTAAAGGAGCGCCCCTATCTTTGTGTGGTTGAAGTTGGAGAGGTTGGTCGCGCGAAAATCTGGCCCACGGGAAACTGGCTGAGATCCGTTGTGAGGCCACTCATTGCGCCTGCATATGGACTGTGCTAGCTATTCATCATGCTGCACATTTCATCGGCTATCGGCATTCCGGATCGCGAGATAGAGATACACGCCATACGATCGCAAGGTACAGGGGGGCAGAACGTCAACAAAGTCTCGACCGCCATCCATCTGCGATTTGATATCCATATGTCATCTTTGCCGCAACTCTATAAAGATGCCCTGTTGATGCTGCGGGATCACCGCATCTCAGCCGATGGAGTGATCACGATTAAGGCTCAGCAATACCGCACGCAAGAGCGCAACCGTGAGGATGCGCTGAATCGCTTACGGACGCTCATTCAACGTGCGGCGATTCCTCGCAAGAAGCGAAAAGCCACCGCACCGACACGGAGTTCTCAGAATCGACGGATTGAGGGCAAGAAGCGACAGGGGCGCTTGAAGGTGCTTAGGCGAACGGTTGAGTGACGAGGGAGGGTGACCTTCGTCGATGTCGAGATGGGCTAGGAACGGTGTTGCTCGGTTTTTACCTCGCGTTGGCTTGTGCCTGCTGCAGTACGGCTTCTGCCTCCGGGACGAACTCAATCTGTTTGTAGTCCTTCGCTATAGCCAAAGCATCGGCCGCCAACGTCACGGCTTCCTGGTGGTGGCCGTGCTTGCACCGAACCTTGGCGAGTGCCAACCGGGCATTGACTGCTTCGGGTGCCTGCTTGATGACGTGTTGCAAAAGTCGCTCACCTTGCTCTGAGTCACCTCCAAGGACGCTGGGAAGCCTCACCAGCAAGGTTCCCTTGGCCGAGAGCGCACCGAGGTGAGTCGGATCAATTTCGAGGGTCCGGTTGATTTCCTTCATCATGCGTCGAAGCCCGAAGAGTGAGGTGAGGGATTCTCCATCGATGCGGAGCAGCTCCCCCAGATTGCAAAACAGCGCAAAGTGGGCATCGGCGCTTCGTTCATCCGCCGCCACCGCACGCTCGCCCAAGCTCTGCCCCTGTTGGAAATGGGCCAGGCGCGTCGCACGATCCATGGCGAGTCTCCCGCGATTACATTCCTCGAGAGCCTGTTTGGCAAGTTGCTCGCCTGACTCCTGTGCGGAGGACGGCGTCGGCAAGAAGGACAGGCCGCCTGCCAGGACAGTCACTAGCACGAGAGTGTTCATCCGCATCATTGACGCATCCAACCGGGGAAACTGCGTACTTTCCACGGCCCCTTCATCCGGCGAGCACCGAGGGGCAAGCCACGGCCAACATCTGACCTGAAAGGTACAATGTCCTTTCATCAAGTTGGCTGGATTCGATAGTGGTCCTCGATCGCCGATAGATCATGCGATCCCCTGTTCACGGGAAGCCATCATGCCTAGAATATTGAATCCTCCGTCCACGTAGATCACTTCGCCGGTAATACCCCGTCCCAACTGACTTACCAAAAACAACGCTGTATCCCCGACTTCGCCCTGCTCGGTTGGGCGACGGAGGGGCGCAAATTCCTTATGGAGGTCAACCATCTTGGTGATGCCTGAAACCCCGCGCGCGGCCAGCGTCTTGATCGGTCCAGCGGAGATCGCATTCACGCGAATGTTGAGCGGGCCGAGATCGTAAGCCAAGTAGCGAACAGTCGCTTCGAGTGCAGCTTTCGCGACCCCCATCACATTGTAATGAGGTACGACGCGCTCACTCCCGAGGTAGGTGAGGGTGACGATGGAGCCTCCGGCGGCCATCAACGGCAAGGCGGCCCTTGTGACGGCCACGAGAGAATAGGCGCTGATGTCGAGCGCCGTCGCAAACCCTTGTCGAGTGGTATTCACGAATTCTCCGCTCAGCTCTTCCCGGGGAGCGAACGCCAGGGAGTGGACCAGGAAGTCGATGTGTCCGGCTTCCTTCTGAACGTGCTGCATGAGCGATGTGATGTCACCGTCGTTGCTCACGTCGCAGGGAAACGCTTTCGCGCCCGGCAAGGTGGCGGCGAGCTCTTCCACATTTTGTTTCAGTCGTTCATTCTGATAATTGAAGAGGAGTTGAGCTCCCTGGCCGGCCGTCGATTCCGCGATGGCCCAAGCGATGCTGTGCTTATTGGCCACACCGATGATGAGTCCTTTTTTCTCCTTGAGCAACATGAGCACTCTTCTCCTTCTTGAAGCTCAACGACATAAGCGTTGATGAAGATTCACGTTTCGCACAAGACTGCTCCCGACGGACTCCAGTGGTGCCCCCACCTCGTCCTGATCAGCCACACTCGCTATTTCGGATAAAGACCGCCTGTAGGCCGACGATCGTTTTCCCATCTCGGATTGTACCGTCTCGAATTCGTGCAATCGCCTGATGCAGCGGCATTTCGATGATCTCCAGCACTTCATCTCGATCCAAGTGCTGACGTCCTTTCGTGAGACCGGTGGCCTTGTATACATGAATCACTTCGTCCGCAAAGCCCGGAGCCGTAAAGATACTGGAGAGCAACTCAAACGAGGATGCCCGATAGCCGACCTCTTCTTCCAGTTCTCGTGCGGCACAATGTAAAGGATTTTCCCCGGGAGCAAGTTTTCCCGCTGGAATTTCGTAAATGAATCCGCCGGCAGCATGCCGGAACTGCCTGATTAAGACCACGGTCCCATCGTCTTTGACGGGCACCACCGCTGCCGCCCCCGGATGGCGGATTGTTTCGAGGTCAACCGTCACCCCGTTCGGTAACTGGACGGTGTCGATGTTGAGCGTGATAACCTTCCCTGAATAGATGTTGCGAACCATTGGATGTTCCATTCCGCTCATGGTGTTCAGCCGTTGGGCAGGCCGCAAACGCGAGATCGCGCTCCGGCTATTTGGAGTCGCGCTTGTAGAACGGCGGCTTGACGACTTTTGCTGGAACCGCTTTTCCTCGAATGTCGATGATGAGATCCGTCCCGAGTTCAGCATACTCGGAAGATACATACCCTAAGCCGATCCCTTTCTGGAGCAGAGGCGAAAGATTGCCGCTGGTGACTTCTCCGATGGGAGACCCGGGTGACGATGCAGAGAGAATCTTGAAGCCATGACGGGGGACCCCTTTTTCCGACAATTCAAAGCCGACGAATCGGCGAGACGGGCCGGCTTGTTTTTGAATCAACAAGCTAGGCTGTCCTACAAATTCCCCCTTCTCGAAACGCACGACCCATTCTGCTCCAGCCTCGATCGGCGTCGTGTGTTCATCGATATCGTTACCATAGAGCAGATAGCCCATCTCGAGACGCAGGAGATCCCGTGCACCGAGTCCCGCCGGTTTCAAACCGTACGCCTTGCCTGTAGCAAACAGCTTGTCCCAGACGGTCGAGGCTTGTCCGTACACATAGAACTCGTAGCCGAATTCTCCGGTATAGCCCGTTCGCGCCGCCAGGCATTCGACATCCGCGACTCGCACCGTTGTTGATTCTCTGAGCTTCAGCTGTTCCAGCTGTGATAATCCGAGCGATGCGACGATCGCTCGCGCAGCCGGGCCCTGCAAGGCGATCTGAGCGATCTCTGCCGAACGGTCGGTGACCTGACAGCCAGGAACTCCCCGACTGTGCTCCGTGAGCCAAGATAGGATCTTGGCTCGATTGGACGCGTTGACGCATAAAAGAAATTCTCCGGCCTTGGCCATCCGATAGACGAAGACATCGTCCATGATGCCGCCCTGCTGGTTGCAGACCATCGAGTACTGCGCCTGCCTGGGCCGAAGTGCAGCGAGATCGTTCGTCGTCATGCGCTGGAGGAACGACTCCGCATCGGAACCGGTGACGACGATCCGCCCCATATGGCTGACATCGAACAGACCGGCCTTGCTGCGGACGGTGTGATACTCATCCACAACGCCGGTGTAGTGAATGGGCATTTCCCACCCCGCGAAGTCGACCAGTTTCGCCCCGACGGCGCGATGTTGTGCGATGAGGGGAGTGTGCACTGGACGGTTACCGCACGCCGAGCAATTCGACGTCGAAAATCAGCGTGGCGTTCGGTGGGATCACGCCGCCCGCGCCCCTCGGTCCGTACCCCAAAGCGGATGGGACGGTGAGTTTGCGTTTCCCTCCCACCTTCATCCCTTGCACCCCTTCGTCCCAACCCTTAATGACTCGTCCTGCACCGAGGGAAAATGAGAAGGGCTGCCCACGATCGAGGGAACTATCGAACTTCTTGCCGTTCTCCAGCCAACCCGTATAGTGGACGCTCGCCGTCTTTCCGACGACTGCCTCATCTCCGGTGCCGAGCACCTGATCCACGTATTTGAGCCCGGACGATGTGGTGACCTCCTGAGTGTTCGATTGCTGCCCGCTTGTGGTCATAACGCTTCCCCCTCCCAGGATCGATGTGAAAACCAATAGTGTCATGATCAATGTCATACGAGAACGTTTCATAGGCCTCTCCTTCGCTCATTGTATGGCATGGGCAAGATGGCGCGGTCAACTACGGAATGGCTAAGAGTCCCGTTCGGCAAAGAGCGCCAGACTAGCCGTGTACCCGTGCAAGAAATTACGGTTTCCAATGGGCCCTATCTCACCTTGCGCAAAGAATCCCGCGATGGGAATCGGTCCCAGACGTTCCATAGTCGTGGCCGCATCATGGTTCGGCCGCCCAAAAAGCCCTCGACCACGGCCGCAACAGCTGAAGAGAAGCCCGCCGAGCGGAGGATGCCGATGGCGGGCTCGGTCGGTCGCCAACAGAAGGTTCAAATCTTCCGCGGCTGATGCCCTGTCGCGCAGATGAAACTGCACGGTCTGGCCTTCTTGCACCACATCGCCGATTGCGATGGCGCCCGTGATACGGTCGGCTCCGAGTAGATTCCGAATGAGAAAATCTCCCCGCTCGAACCGATTCCGATGTTCGTCGATCACGATACCGAGATGGAGCGCCCGATGAGCGCGCTGCCGGTCTTCCTCCGTCAGCGATTCGAAGACGGCCTGCAATCGCTCCAAAGCCGGCACGCCCCCAAGTTCGTGAATCACATTGCGTTCGGCCTTCGTCACGATGAAGCGGTCACCGATCAGGCGACACCCTTGGGAGATGATCGGCCGAATATCCACGGCCCCCGAGAGGCGGACACCCACTAACCCGCCATCGAGGACTTGGTTGTTGAGGACCAATCGATTCATGCCGGCCTCTTGCCCACCTCCGGCTAATCCTCCGACCGCCTTCGTTCCAGGATAGCGCTCCTCCAAAAGCCCAAGGATATCCTGAACCGGCACGGTGAATGGATCGGCGAGTAAGAGGAACGACGCCTCCGGAACGCGCGGCTCGGGCCATCCCGAGAGGTGAAATTGATCGTGCGTCGGTGAAAACGAGGATCGCAACGGGTGAAGGTTGACGCCGGGAAGGACGGCGGCCCAGACGGTGATCGCCGGGACGGTTTCCAATTCCTCCGCTCCGGCAATCACGCCCTCTCCACTGCAGCCGATCAGGAGGCTCGGGCGAAGGGTCCTTATCAACACATGAGTCAAGAGGTCGACCTCGGCGGCGTGATGAGCTGAAAAGAAGACGCAAGCAAGGTCGATCGGGGCGGCATTCAGCTGCGCCCGAATGTCCTCGACCACGGCTCGAGCCGCAGATTCCGTCTCTCTTGTTTTCGAGAGGGCCACGGCAAATTGCATGGTCTCGTCTCGTGATGTGGAAGGGTGGTGGATGAGTCCGGCACGAGCGAGGGGCGCGCGGGCTCGCAACGCGATCGAGTCAGACTCCTGGATCCATTCGCTGAGCTCTGGTCTGCGCTAATTTCTTATAATATCGCCACAGGTAGGAATGGTAGTCGTCCACCTGCGCAAGGAGGTAGTGGAGTTCTGTCGGATCCTCGGTTTCCAGGGCATGGATCATCCTGGTTTTTAGGAACTCACCGAAGGCTTCGGTCTTCTGCACCGCGGTCAGCAGTTGCAACCCGCCCCCGATCTGGTACTCACTCATACCACCCTCCTGGTTAACGTTCAGAAGGATAGCGAGGGAATCGCCACATTTGCAAGCTTGGCTCACTTTACAGCAGGCGCTAAAAATTCAGGTGATCGGTTTCGATGTGAACCGGCCAGCAGTGTTCTGAGGCGGACGAGGTCAATGGCTTCAATGCGGTGATTGTCGCGACCGGTGACCGTGGTGGCCATGATGAGGGCATTGAGGATCGCTTCTTCCGTGGCCTCGACCGTCGCTGCGAAGAGCGGATTGAGATGAGTGTCGGCGAGATGCGTCAGGTGAGATCTTCATTGACCACACCCGCAGTGCGGATACTTAGTTAGCTTGGACGCGGAAGCAGAGAATCGAAACGATGCGAAGTTCGCCAGGCGCGAGCGGTTCGATGAGGTGTGGGACTAGGCCGCCGAACACTCACGGCTCCTGCGTCGGGCGTGGCGCGAATGCGGGAGAGCGGCTCATGCTGGCGCTCTGGGTAAAAGCGCGTGAAGCTGCCGTTACTTCCATCGCGGTGGCGATCGAGGAGGCAGGTAACAACAGAGATATCGCACGTTTCGATGTCGCGATGGAGTGCGAGGTGGTTACCGGGGCGAGCGCAGTAAGTGTAGATGCCACTTTCGCCGCTTGGGCGCACGGGGGCATTGCAGATTTCGGCGAGGAAATGCGCGGTCTCAGGGTTACGATAAAATGCCGCCTGCTCACGGCCGCCGCCTGTGCTGATGAAACGGCGTGCTGGGTTTCCGCCTCGCACCTCCTCGTCATCGACGGTAGCAATGGCGCTGGCGACAGCACTGTGGAGGCAAAGGCGCGATTCCACCAGGAGGCGTGAGCACGCATTGGCATCAGGAAAGTAATCAAATATCGCACGGCCTCCGTTTTTCATCAGCCCGGAATCGCGTATGTCGCAGGGCAGGCGCTGCGGATTGCCGGTGATGGTGTGTGTACCGTACACGGAGAGAGTTACATAAAGCTCGAAGCGGTGCCCGGCCCGAAGTCGGGTGGTGGTGTGAACGTAACTGCAGCGATTTGCGACCGGAGGGCGGACGGAATTTTTTCTGCCGCGAGCTCATAGCCCTCGCCCTCGAACTGCACCTCGCCGCCAGCCTCCTGAAGTTTTATATGGAAGCACGACTCGAAAAGCCGTACGGGGCCGGTGATCGACATGCTATTACCGACGCATCCGCCGACGTCGAAGCCCATGCTGCGCAACTCACCGGAGACCCGAACGATAGTCTCGGCGGACGGCGCCCACTCGCGGATGTTCTCCGATGTGATGCGCGTTTGCGGCCCGGGGCTTGCACCGCTGGCAGCAACAAGGACAACTTGGGCAGAGACGATTTGTTTGAGGTCCATCGGTATTGAAACGGGTTTCATCACACACGGTCCGCTTGCCACGTTTTGACCCATGGGCTGGTTTGCATGAAATCCAGCTCATTGGCGTGGGGCGTTTCGCGGACGCGCACGGCGAGGCTCAGCCAGTTACGCCCTTCAGTAAGCATGAGCCTGTTTGCTACGAGCGAGTCGAGAAAGGCGCGAACGCCCTTATCCGTGATTTCCAGGCCGGGCGACTGTTCGCGCAGGTGTCGCATGATTGCCACGAACGGACGGAACGCATCGCAAAACTCGTACGCCGCCGCCTCGCTGCCGGACAGATTGATCTCACGCATCGTCGCGCCAGGCCTGGTGTCGCGCAGTACCAGTGAGCCGTCAGGCCGTTGCACCGAGCAAAGCAGTCCCCGCTTTTCCTTTTGCCGCCACGCCTCGGCAAAATGAATCACATCGTCCGCGTACCCGGCGGGTGCCTCGCCGGAGCGGTAGTCGAAATCGAAATGATATGCAATGTGCATCAGACTCTCGTGTGGGAATGGATACAAAAACATGTAAGGTTTCATTGGCCGGACGTTGATCAGCCCAAACTCCTCGGACTTCGTAAAGTACGGGCTGAAGCGATCCATCCGAATCGGCCCACAAGCCACGGGCGGGTCGAGAAACTCGATGGCGGGAAGCATTGCCAGCATTTCCTCGTAATCTTCACGCGTCTCGCCGGGGAAGCCGTAGAGGATATTCCAATCCACGCCAATCCCATACTCCCGGCACCACTTGAGCAATTGCACGTTGCGAAGTCCGCAAGTCCCCTTCCCTATCAGTTTGAGCACATGATCGCTCAAACTCTCAATGCCTGGCTGGATGCGTGTCACGCCGGGGGCCCGCAGCGCCGAGACTTGCGCCCGCGTCAGATTCGCCTTAACCACATAGAAAATCTCCCACGGCCTTCCGTCCGCCGCCAAGGCCGGCAGGAGATCCAAAAAATAGCGCATGTCTAGAATATTATCAACCACCTCAATACGATCCGTCTGCCATTGGTCCGACAGTTGTTGCATCTCCTCAAACGCGCGCGCACCGCTCTTGCTGCGGTACGCCATCGTCGCTCCGTTCAGCCCGCAAAACGTGCAGTGCGACTTGTCGCCCCACCAACAGCCGCGTGAAGTCTCGATCAGCACCGTCGGCATCGTCGCAAGCGCGGCGCTCTGCGCTGTGCCCGCAAGGAGTAGCGCGGCAAGCGCGGGGAAACTTTCATCCGCTTCACCGGGGCACACGTAGTCCACAGAGCCGAACTGCTGATGCAGTTCCTCGCCCATCTCGCTTCCCAGTTCGCCCCGCCGAATACGGTGGCGATGTAAGCACTATCTGTCGCAGAGCGTGGACCGTAGAGTGCCTCGGCAAAACACCAATCACCGGCAAATGCCACGTAGGGCAATGTGGAAGAAATCCATTGGTATTCTTCCACCCCGATGAAATCCACGAAGGTGAACGATGGATAGCGCACAACGCACGCAATGCCGTCGCGCGTGAGCCGCGCCTTGAGCAAGCTCAACCCGAGAGCCGGACGCTCCATCGTCCCGAAGGGCATACTGAGAAGAAGGATTTTTTTCATTCTTTCGTGTCCAATCTCCACCTTCGCTACAGACTGCCGCTAAGGGGGGACGGCGGCCAGCATCGAGTTACTTGTCCAGCTCGAAATCAGACGTAGCGATCAAGTCCTGCAACGAGGCGACATCTTCCTCCGACAAGGTCGTCTGGCCCTGTTCAGGCGTGGATTCCTCGGCGGTTTTCACTGTCGCGACTGGCGGGAGGAGAACAACGGGCGCAATAGGCTTAATCGGTTGGATCGGTGTAATGGGCTGTATGGGTTTGATCGGCTGCACCGGTTTTATGAGGCCAACCGGCGTGATGGGTTGCACAGTGATGGGCTTGATTGGGACGATTGGCCCGAGGCATTGGATCTTCGCGGAAAGGACCGCTTTGTGTGCATCGACGAGGCCGTTACCGGTCGAGGCATCCGGACCGACGACGGAAGCGACACCCCCAGGGGTCAGTGCTGTGGTATTGCAATCGCCGGCCGTGACATCTCGCGCGGTTTTCATCATGATCGTCTTGATTTGCTGCGGCGTGAGTTTCTTACAGGCCTGTTTGATAAGCGCGGCCACGCCAGCAAGCTGCGGTGCGGCGGCGGACGTGCCGCTGAACGCTGCCCACCCGTCGTTGTTCGTCGTCTCGTCTCCATTCGGGAAGACGCCGCCGGCCTTCTGTACGTCAATCTGGTCTCCGGGTTCGAGCGGGAGCATGATGTAGTTCGCACCAGGCTTCATCCCCACAAGGCCCGACAGATCCGGCACACGGCGGTTTGGGTAGATGACGCTGTTGAACCCACTCGCATAGTTCGACGCCCGAAGGCTTTGATCGATATCCATAAAGACACCGCCGGCGGAGATCACATCCGGATGCTGGCCGGGGAAGCCCACATGGCCGTTGCCGGCGGAGAAGATGACGGTGATCCCCGCCGCGACCGCTGCCGCGATGGCTGCCGCGAGTGCCTGGTTTGCGGCGCTGAGCGTGGTACTGGTACCGGTGTCACTACCCCAGCTACAGGTGATGATGTGGGGATTCAATCCCACCGCCGCGTTGAACGCACCTAGCGAATTGACGAAATTTATCTTTACCGGTAGCAACTCGACATCCGGCGCACAGGCGAAAATGTTCGCCGATTCGCCGGTGCCGTGCCCGCTCTCATCTGCAAGCGAGTTTGCGGCACCCGGCCCAAGCACCACAGGCGCTGCGCGGTAGCCCCGATTGACAAAAAACGGATGCTTGAACCACCCACTGTCCACCATTGCGACCTTGATTCCCTTACCGGTGATGCCCGACCGATGCGCCTTGTCCGCGTTGCAGCCAAGCGAGACCCCCGCCGGCACGTCGAGGTGCCAATAGGCCTTGTGCGGTGCGAACATCGACGTCGCCATCGGGTACACCGGTTCCTCGATGGCCACGCCCTCGATCAGATCGCCCATGGTGCTTCCTGTCGTCGCGATGAGACCTGACATCTCCGTTTCAGGACAGTCGATAAACGTCCCTGTGTCACGCACTCCACCAGGCTTAATGACGGGCCGTTCCTCGGCCACGAGCCTGGTGTTGAAGGCTCGTTCATATGTTGCTTGCGAGCCGGCGATGTTGATTGTCATGGGTGATATCTGGAGCACCTGGAATCCCGCATCCCTCAGCCGGTTGACCGCACGGACTACGACTTCTTGCTCTGACAAGAAGTTGGCCACAGTTTCGACGCTGATCTGATTCCCCACCTCAAACATTGACACGCCACCCACTGAGAATGGAGAGGCATTGGCATAAATGACCTTCGGGATAGCAGGTTGAGTTTTCTTTTTGACGTGAATAGTTGGCCCTTTCGCTTTCTTGGTGCGCATAAATCCCTCCTTGAGTTGTGTTGGATTTGTTCGCCCACATGGAGACCGAAGCACGGATTCATCACCGGCGATATCCAGATTTTCATATTGTCTCTTCTAGATAGCGAGGCAATTGCTGTGCCGACCGTTTTGGATTAGGAGATTTCCCCGATTATGAATATCAGCTACATTTCGAGCCTATTCTGCGAAGGGCTATTACCCTTTCCTTGCATTGCGAGTCCGCTGGAGAATCTAAAATGATTCTACGGTGAATCGGTTTTGATACAGGCGCCTTGCAGCATTTGGGGAGAGAGAATGTTGCGCGGGAAACATCTACAGACAGTTACGACTTGAGAGATTGATTCTCACGCTTTATAGCGTGGAAATCTTCATCATTCAAAGCGGTCCTTTCTTGACCTTGAAGTCACGTGACTCAATGACGGGCATCGAGCAGGAGTTTCTTCAAGCGATCAAGATCGATCGCTTCAATGCGGTGATTGTCGCGGCCGGTAACCGTGGTGGCCATGGTGAGTGCATTGAGAATGGCCTCTTCGGTGGCCTCGACCGTCGCTGCGAAGAGCGGATTCAGATGGGGGTCGGCGAGATGTGTCAAATTGTAGGTGGGAGCTGTCGGATAGTGTGGAATCACGTTGGCGGTGGAGAAAGCCAGTATGAAATCCCCGCTTCCGTGGCGCACAGTCGAGCCGGTGCGGGCCAGACCGAGCGCCGCATGTTTGGCCAGCCTGGTGAGCTGCCGCCCATCAAGCGGAGCATCGGTAGCGATCACGATGATGATGGAGCCTTCGCTCTGGCCAGGCACGACCGCTTCGGAGACCTGTTGCGGCGGATCATAGAGCTTTCCGACAGGGACCCCAGCAACCACCAGTTCCGGTTTTCGTCCGTGGTTCGCGTTGACCAGTACTCCCACCGTATAGCCACCTTCCTTCTCGGACAATGTTCTCGATGACGTGCCGATGCCGCCTTTGAACCCATAAGACACCATTCCCGTGCCGGCGCCGACCGTGCCTTCGCCAACCGGCCCGCCGCCTGC encodes:
- a CDS encoding SulP family inorganic anion transporter — encoded protein: MSPFEHLAGPQSETPQNGIPGLKHWRYDLVAGLQVALVALPLSLGIALASGAPPITGVISGIIAGLVFPLLGGSYITISGPAAGLAPALLASILTLGQGDLEAGYPLVLVAICFTGAVQILLSIYKVGRFVMYFPMSVLHGMLAAIGMLIIIKQIPSLFGHLTTSPKSIPEAISLIPAQIMGMNLEIFAVGGITLALLFALDSNMVKNQSWARNLPAPLLAVALGGVAGWMLHLPEAYLIHVPKDPLIQGFHFPHFSEIWQRPELWFTLLTTVVTLTLIDGMETLATIAAIDKIDPFGRKSDPNVTLRAMGVSNILSGLVGGLTIIPGGIKSTANVIAGGRTLWANFYHALFLALFVWVGTDLINRIPLTVLAALLVFIGWKLCAPRIFLKVFSIGVEQLLVATVCVAVTLSTSDILSGVIAGTVTKMLVLCFDVVKALTIEQESHAGHTASFSTRLWAAFRELFRDPIIRIGDGRTHRKGSLPVMSVAAKNMKHPYKIYLSSLSCMNLLKLDEKLKALPNQRDNFMIILAGHVVDHTAMEYLHRYREQQLKEGHNCVILGTQHFLSHSDHRFAYRVSQSDDAMAYG
- the arfB gene encoding alternative ribosome rescue aminoacyl-tRNA hydrolase ArfB, which produces MLHISSAIGIPDREIEIHAIRSQGTGGQNVNKVSTAIHLRFDIHMSSLPQLYKDALLMLRDHRISADGVITIKAQQYRTQERNREDALNRLRTLIQRAAIPRKKRKATAPTRSSQNRRIEGKKRQGRLKVLRRTVE
- a CDS encoding enoyl-ACP reductase produces the protein MLLKEKKGLIIGVANKHSIAWAIAESTAGQGAQLLFNYQNERLKQNVEELAATLPGAKAFPCDVSNDGDITSLMQHVQKEAGHIDFLVHSLAFAPREELSGEFVNTTRQGFATALDISAYSLVAVTRAALPLMAAGGSIVTLTYLGSERVVPHYNVMGVAKAALEATVRYLAYDLGPLNIRVNAISAGPIKTLAARGVSGITKMVDLHKEFAPLRRPTEQGEVGDTALFLVSQLGRGITGEVIYVDGGFNILGMMASREQGIA
- a CDS encoding NUDIX hydrolase — translated: MEHPMVRNIYSGKVITLNIDTVQLPNGVTVDLETIRHPGAAAVVPVKDDGTVVLIRQFRHAAGGFIYEIPAGKLAPGENPLHCAARELEEEVGYRASSFELLSSIFTAPGFADEVIHVYKATGLTKGRQHLDRDEVLEIIEMPLHQAIARIRDGTIRDGKTIVGLQAVFIRNSECG
- the gcvT gene encoding glycine cleavage system aminomethyltransferase GcvT, with product MHTPLIAQHRAVGAKLVDFAGWEMPIHYTGVVDEYHTVRSKAGLFDVSHMGRIVVTGSDAESFLQRMTTNDLAALRPRQAQYSMVCNQQGGIMDDVFVYRMAKAGEFLLCVNASNRAKILSWLTEHSRGVPGCQVTDRSAEIAQIALQGPAARAIVASLGLSQLEQLKLRESTTVRVADVECLAARTGYTGEFGYEFYVYGQASTVWDKLFATGKAYGLKPAGLGARDLLRLEMGYLLYGNDIDEHTTPIEAGAEWVVRFEKGEFVGQPSLLIQKQAGPSRRFVGFELSEKGVPRHGFKILSASSPGSPIGEVTSGNLSPLLQKGIGLGYVSSEYAELGTDLIIDIRGKAVPAKVVKPPFYKRDSK
- a CDS encoding FKBP-type peptidyl-prolyl cis-trans isomerase; this encodes MKRSRMTLIMTLLVFTSILGGGSVMTTSGQQSNTQEVTTSSGLKYVDQVLGTGDEAVVGKTASVHYTGWLENGKKFDSSLDRGQPFSFSLGAGRVIKGWDEGVQGMKVGGKRKLTVPSALGYGPRGAGGVIPPNATLIFDVELLGVR
- a CDS encoding FIST N-terminal domain-containing protein, translated to MQFAVALSKTRETESAARAVVEDIRAQLNAAPIDLACVFFSAHHAAEVDLLTHVLIRTLRPSLLIGCSGEGVIAGAEELETVPAITVWAAVLPGVNLHPLRSSFSPTHDQFHLSGWPEPRVPEASFLLLADPFTVPVQDILGLLEERYPGTKAVGGLAGGGQEAGMNRLVLNNQVLDGGLVGVRLSGAVDIRPIISQGCRLIGDRFIVTKAERNVIHELGGVPALERLQAVFESLTEEDRQRAHRALHLGIVIDEHRNRFERGDFLIRNLLGADRITGAIAIGDVVQEGQTVQFHLRDRASAAEDLNLLLATDRARHRHPPLGGLLFSCCGRGRGLFGRPNHDAATTMERLGPIPIAGFFAQGEIGPIGNRNFLHGYTASLALFAERDS
- a CDS encoding RiPP maturation radical SAM C-methyltransferase, which translates into the protein MGEELHQQFGSVDYVCPGEADESFPALAALLLAGTAQSAALATMPTVLIETSRGCWWGDKSHCTFCGLNGATMAYRSKSGARAFEEMQQLSDQWQTDRIEVVDNILDMRYFLDLLPALAADGRPWEIFYVVKANLTRAQVSALRAPGVTRIQPGIESLSDHVLKLIGKGTCGLRNVQLLKWCREYGIGVDWNILYGFPGETREDYEEMLAMLPAIEFLDPPVACGPIRMDRFSPYFTKSEEFGLINVRPMKPYMFLYPFPHESLMHIAYHFDFDYRSGEAPAGYADDVIHFAEAWRQKEKRGLLCSVQRPDGSLVLRDTRPGATMREINLSGSEAAAYEFCDAFRPFVAIMRHLREQSPGLEITDKGVRAFLDSLVANRLMLTEGRNWLSLAVRVRETPHANELDFMQTSPWVKTWQADRV